The stretch of DNA AAAAAGCCCAGAACCAACTATATAAATTAGCTAATAACGGTCAAGTGCCATTTACTAGTGATCAAATGCAAATCGGAGCAACCGTTGTTGATCCTAGCAGCGGTCACGTGATTGCAATTATTGGCGGCCGGCACTTACCTTCTTCCGTTCAGCTCGGCCTTGATCGTGCTGTTCAAACTAGCCGCTCAACTGGATCATCAATTAAGCCAGTACTTGATTACGGCCCCGCTATTCAATATCTTAATTGGTCAACTGCCAAAATGCTTGATGATAGTAAATATTATTATCCCGGAACTAACGTTCAACTATATGATTGGGACAACAAGTATGACGGAATGATGACAATGCGCCATGCATTGGAGCAATCACGGAATGTTCCAGCAGTTAAAACACTAAAGGAAGTTGGTGTACCACGAGCTGCTAAATTTGCTCGGCGGTTGGGCATTAATGTGCCAACTAATTCTGGCCTATCGGTTGCTATTGGGGCTAATGCATCTAGTATGCAAATGGCTGGTGCTTTTAGTGCTTTTGCTACATTGGGTGTGTATCATAAACCACAGTTTGTTTCGAAAATTGAGACACCTGATGGTTTAACAAGAAATTACGATTCAGCCGGTGTTCGGGTTATGAGTAAGTCAACAGCCTACATGATTACGGATATGCTTAAGGGTGTTATCAAGAATGGGTCTGGTACTAGTGCTAAAATTCCTGGTTTGCATCAAGCTGGCAAAACTGGTTCAGTTAAGTATTCTGAACAAGATTTAGCTCGCTATCCTGCTTATGCAGCAACACCTAAAGATTCTTGGTTTGTTGGCTATACCCCTAGTTATGTAATGGGCGTATGGACAGGATATGATAACTTAAAAGATGGGACCGTTTCTGGTATTGGTCAACAGTCAGCCCAACTAATCTATAAGAGCATGATGTCTTATTTAATGCAGAACAAAGCAAATATTGATTGGCAAAAACCAGATTCAGTAATTCGTGCTAAAATTGCTAAGAATTCTAATCCACCAGAAGTTTCGGCAACTGGACAATGGCAATTATTTGTTCGTGGTCATGCTCCAGCAGGTATTGTCGATGATAGTAGTGATTATGATGAAGACGACGAACAAGCTGATACTAATAGTTCTAGCTCAACAACTAATACGCAGCAAAATCATGCAATTAGTCGGCGCCGTACACAAAACGGTTCCTCTGCTCAATCAACTCAGGGGCAACATAATTCCAATACTAATCATAATACTGATGACCATCATACTAGTCAGTCGCAAGAAAACCAAAGCCAACAGCAACATGGTACAAATAATCAGACTGGTAATGAAACTAATCATAATCAAAATAATTCTCCAGTTACTGCACCTAATCAGCAGCATAATAATGGTCATTAATTCTAAAAAAAGCGCTTGGCTATTTTAGCCAGCGCTTTTTTTGTATTTATTTTAGATATGTATAAGGATCTTCTTTATCGCGAGCAGTCATTGAATAACGTCCGAATAAAATCATGGCATGATGCGTATGGATCCATTCATCCGCTGGCAAAATTTCTTCAAGTCGCTTTTCAATTTCAAGTGGTTTAGCATCTTGCGGTACAATGTGGAAGCGCTTGGAAATTCGCGAAACATGGGTGTCAACCGCGATTGCCGGCACACCAAAGCCATCAGCTAAAACGACATTAGCAGTTTTAACGCCAACACCTGGCAAAGTAACCAGAGTTTTCTTATCCTCGGGAATTTGACAATGATATTTGTCTACTAGTATTTTTGCAGTTGCTTTAAGATGTTTAGCCTTGGAATGATATAAGCCAATTTTAGAAATATGGTCTTCAATTTCGGCAATTGTGGCCTGAGAAAGTTCAATCGGTGTCGGATAATCTCTGATAAATTCAGGCATTACGCGATTAACCATCTTATCAGTTGTTTGGGCGCTCATTAATACAGCACACAGCAAGTGAAAATTATTGTCCCAGATAAGCTCACTCTTGGCATCTGGATACATTTGGTTAATCTTTCTGAGTACTTTACGTGCTTCTGCAGTAGTTAATAATTTCTCTTCTGTCATTTACCGGTTCCTTTGTAAAAATTTTTGCACTTGAGCAACTGTCTTTAAGTTATTTCTTTGCCAATTAAGTAAGATACGATCAACATATTTTAGGCTGTATGCTTGCGCTAAAACAGCTTCACGTAAAGCTAATTTAATAATCTTGGGATCATAATGATCAACACTAAGCCAAGCAGAAATTTCTTCACGCTCAATCGGACTCAAATAGCGCCCAAATTCAATTTCAAATTGTCGTGTTAGTGCATTAACCGGATTATTATCTAGACTATCGCTGATTTTAGTAGTTAGGGTTGATTTATCCTGTACTACAATATTTTGTGCTAAAAAATCATCTAACTTTTGATATAATGCAGCAAGATTATAATAATTTCCAATACGCCCTTGCTGATCGGTTAATTGATCAATAGTCAAGCAGCCCTGATCAATTAAACTTTGAATTAAATTAGCAATATCACTGGTTGACAAGTTAGTGTTAGCAGCAATTTGTTCGTTAGTTGGAAAATTTTCACCCTTTTGGGAAAATGCTTCCAACTGAATAATTAAAATTAATTCTGCATCACTAATTTTGAGTTGTGGATAGTAAGCGATTAAACCATTTTGTAATGTTGTAAAACCTAATTTACGAAAAGTATTATAATGCAAATTAAATTCGCTCCTTTAAAAAAGTTGAACTAAAAATTTAGTTCAACTTTTTAATTATATTTTATTTATAATTTTACGGCTCAATACGGTTAATCATTCTTGGGAATGGAATTGCTTCACGAACATGGTCTAGCTTACAGATCCATGCAATTACTCGTTCGAAGCCCATACCAAAGCCTGAGTGTGGCACACTACCATACTTACGCAAGTCAAGGTACCAACTGTAATCAGCTTCGTTTAAGCCAGCTTCAGCAATTTGCTTCTTTAAAATTTCATAATCACTTTCACGCTCTGAGCCACCCATGATTTCACCATAACCTTCAGGTGCCAAAACATCAGCACAAAGGTATTCCTTAGGATTATCTGGATTCTTCTTCATGTAAAATGGCTTAATTGCAGTTGGATAGTTAACGATGAAGAATGGGCGGTCAAATTTTTCAGAAATATAAGCCTCATCAGGTGCACCAAAGTCGTCACCCCACTTGAAATCACGGCCACCTTCCTGCAATAGTTTAACAGCATCATCATAAGATAGACGCTGGTAATTACCTTGAGCAGCTGGTTCCAGCTTTTTAGGATCACGGCCAAGAAGTTCTAATTCATATTGGCAGTTAGCTAAAACTTGCTCAACAACGTAAGTCAAAAATCTTTCTTGAATATCGAGTGATTCATCTTGGTGCATCCAAGCCATTTCTGGCTCCATCATCCAAAATTCAGTTAAATGACGGCGCGTCTTAGATTCTTCGGCTCTAAAGGTAGGACCGAAGGTAAAAATCTTACCAAATGCTTCGGCACCAACTTCGCCATATAATTGTCCTGATTGTGATAGATATGCGTCACCGCCAAAATATTCGGTATGGAATAATTCTGTCGTCCCTTCAGGTGCTGAATGCATAAAAATAGGCGCGTCAAATTTAACAAAGCCTTCGTTTTCAAAAAAGTCAACGGTTGCCTTGAAAATAACGTTTCTAATACGCATAATTGCGAATGGTCGTCTACTTCTTAACCATAAATGACGGTGGTCAAGCAAAAAGTCGATTCCATGTTCTTTATTGGCAATTGGATAACCTTCGGTGTTAGTAACAACTTTTAAATCTGAAATTTGAATTTCATAACCAAAGTGTGACCGTTCATCTTGATGAACAGTTCCTTTAATATAAAAGCTAGCTTCTTGATGCAGCGATTTTGCTGTTTCAAAAACCTCATCAGATACATCATTTTTTCGGATAACTCCTTGGAAAAATGCGGTACCATCACGTAATTGCAGGAAAACAATCTTTCCACTTGAACGTTTGTCTGTCAGCCAAACATGCATTTCGACTTCTTCGTCGACATGTTTGGAACAATCTCTAATTGAAATTAATTCTGTCATAAATCCCTAATTCACTTTCCTTATTATATCAAGTTAATCATACCAAAGTTTTGCCATTTACGCGACTTAACCTACTAAATTTCCATTTTTAAATTCATATAATTTGTAATTATAACTGCCAGAGGAATTTTTAGCTGTAACTTCCCAAACGGCACGTCCCCGGTACCAGCCAAGGTTAACTTGACTAATTTTGCCAGTAGCTCCCTGAGCCTTAAACTTACTTCTAATGGCAGCTTCACTAACACCCTTTTTAGTGGGAAATAAATAGCCCTTTTTAGATCCAGGCAAATAGATAAAGTAATAGCTGCCTTTCTTGCCGCTGCCCTTAAGGGAATAGCTGTTAATTCCGCGGTCAAGATGGTAATAGGTTTGTACGCGTGTAATCGGCGTCTTCTCTGTTGCAATTCGGCTTACTTCCTGCATTTCACCTTGAGCAGGTTTACCAGCCTTATAAAAAATAACAACTGTTAAACAATATGCCAATATGATAACTACTATTAGCCAAATTATAAATTTGATCGTTTGTCTTGTATCGTCTTTAATCATCATTAGCCAACTTCTTTTGTAGCTCCTTTAAATTAACCTTTTTGGTTTTAACTGGAATGGCATTTAAAAATACTTTACCATACTCACGCTGCCAAATTCGTGAATCTAAAATCACAAACTGGCCATGATCCTCTTCACCACGAATTAAGCGTCCCATGCCTTGACGAAAACGAATAACTGCGCGCGGTAAAGTATCACTCTTGAAAACATTAATGCCTTCATCATGCAGCTTCTTCTGTCTTAATTTAACTTCAGGCTGATCAGGTGATTCAAATGGCAATTTTGCAACAATAACTAGGTCAATGCCACACTGATGAAAGTCGATGCCTTCCCAGAAGCTATCAGCTCCTAAAATAATTGCTTGTTTGGCAATGGCGAATCTTTTAGCAATTCGATTATTAGAACCCGTTACTCCCTGAGCCAAAATTTCAAAATCACGTAAATGCGGACAATTTAAAATTGTCCCAAAAACATCGCGAATCTGTTCTAAATTAGTCATCAGCACGAGTACATGTTTTTTATTACTTAAATCGTTAGTTAGAATATTGGTTAATTGCTTATTATAGTCACTATTAGCAAAATCAGGCATATCTTTAACTGATAAAACTTCAAGGTGTCTAGCCATGTTAAAGGTACTTTTACCAATGTATTCTTGTGGTGCTAAATCTGCTAATGCCAATTGCTTAATCGCAAAGGCAAAACCATCTGCAGTAGTCAAAGTTGCACTGACAAATAATAGATGGTCAAACCGAGCATAAATTTGTTTTAGCTCATTATCGGCATTGAGCATTAGCCAACTTAAGTTAGCACTAAGCGGATCCTGGGGGTTAGTTAAAGTAACAATAAACCCCTCTTGTTCAAGTGCCTTTTGCTCATGTAGTAAATCAGACAATTGGTAACTTTTTTCAATATAAAAATCAAGCCGATCTAATTGAGCGTTTAATTCACTCAATAGAGCATCCCGATCCCCACTAGAATCATCAGTTTCTTTGTATAGTTTAAACAAAATTTGGTTAAGGCCTTGACGTAATTTCTCTAATTTTCGCTGAAAGCCACCAAGCTTTTTTTGAAATACTCCCTTAGCTGGGAACAGATCAGTGCCCTGAAAACTTAACAGTAAGTTGCCATTAGCTAATAAATTCTTGTTAAGTGCCTGATCTTTTTTCTCATAAAGTAGTTGCTGCAGGGAATTCATTATGTGAATGAAGTCGGTAATCTGTGGGTCAAGCTGTTCAAGTAGAAAATTAAGCTGTACATCACTTGTATACTGATTAATAACACTGTCTTCAGCATAATATAGTAAGTTGCGTAAATGACTGAGTACGCCCCATAATGATTCAAATTGAAAAGAATCATTGCGTGAAGTAATAACATTATCTGTAAATCGATGAGCTTCATCAATTACTAAGTAAGGATTTTGTCCCCAAATTGAATCATTGTAATGATTAGCCAAATAGGCATGGTTAGTTACAAGAATGTCGGCTTGCTCCTGTCTTTGCCGTGCAAAATTCCAAAAGTCAACACTAGCAAAATTACTGCCAACTCGTGCATCCCCCGGATGAGTTACCTGCGTAAATAACGGTGCCCGATAATTAGTTAACTGCAATTCGTCAAGGTCACCAGTTTTGGTTTCTGTCAGCCAAACTAAAATACGCATTTGTAAAATTAAAGTCGGCTTATTGGTCGTTCCTTGATACAAACTTTGATAAAAACCATCTAGATCTAGATAATGACTACTTGATTTAACCACTTCAGCAGTCAAGTCCAGCTTAGTTACAGCTAACATTTGTGGAATTTCTTGGCTAATTATTTGATTTTGCAATATCTTAGTTGGTGTTGCCACCACTAACTTACGACTAGAATACAAATGGTAAGCATAACTAAAAAGATAGGAAAATGTTTTTCCTGTACCGTTGGGCGCTTCAACTAGAAGTGCTCGCTCTTTAGGACTTACTATAAATTTATTAAGTTGATTAATTAAATTTACTTGTGGTTGCCGGTAATTAATTTTACCCTTAAACAATTTCCGTTTAACGTCATTATTAACAGGAAATTCTGCTTTAGCTTGTTTCTTATCGGTTCCGACCATATGACGCTGCTTTTGTAAGACAATATTACGGACTTGCATCCGATCTTTACTCAGTGGTCGTTTCTGCTGGCGTGCATTTTCTGCAATTGTCGTAAAAATCCAAGACGTATCGCGAATTAATCCGTGAGCTAATGAACTTAACGTATTTAACGTCGCCTGAGGCAGTTTTTCTAGTTTATGAATAATTTTAATTAGCAAAATTGCCGTTCCATAAGCATCAGAATCTGCTTTATGCGGATTTAAATGTTTAATTTCCAATTGTGTTGTCAAGTCACTTAACTTATATGATGGCAGTGTTGGAAAAGCAATTTTAGCCAATTCCACCGTATCAATTGCACGATTAGGCAGTTCTGTGAAGCCATGTTGCACTAATTCGTAATTTAAAAACGGCAAATCAAAATTAACATTATGCGCGACAAAAATTGTGTTGTGCAATATTTTTTGAATTTTAGGAGCGTAATAAGCAAAGTCTTTTTGATCAGCGACATCCTGATCGTGAATATGAGTTAGATTCTGAACTGCCAGAGGAATCTCACGGTGAGGATTAATCATGAATGAATAAGTCTTAACAACTTTCATCTTTTTAATAATGGCACAGCCAAATTGGATAATGTGATTATCATCTTCTCTTTGAGTACCAGTTGTTTCAAGATCGACTACCGCAAAGGTATCTTTAGCAAATGAAGTCATAGTCTACCCTCCTTTTCTCTTCTATTTAACTTCTACCGCTCTTTTTGCATCAAGTAGAATTAAGTATTTATGAATTACTTTTTGTTTGGCAAAAGAATTAAGCGCCTGTTCATACAAACGCAGCTGACCAGTGTATTTCTGTTTAATTTTGGCAATAGCCTGCACCAAATTATTTTTATCAACGTGGTCAGTTTTATAATCAAACAGAATAATTCCCTTTGGCGTTTCAAAATAGCCATCAATGGTCCCATGAACCAAGATTTTGGCATCAGGATCACTAAAATCAGCAAACAGAGTACTTGCCGCTAGCAAACTAGAAAAATCAACTTCACGTTTTAAATTAGCCGGTCGCTGCCAAAAGTCACGGGCAAAATCACTGTGAACAAACCACTCAATTTCATCCTTTTTAAGACTAGCAACAATTTTAGGGTTCAACTTTTTTTGCTTCACTAACTCTTGAATTTCTGCTTCAAGCTGCGCACTATTTCCTTGACCACGATAATTATAATACTGCAAAATTAGATGCGTTGCTGTTCCAATTTCTGCTCCGGTAAATTTAGATGCAAATAAAAAATCCGGCTTAGTATCAATTGGCTGTAAATATCTATTAGTTGAAGCCAACAAATGAGCATTTTCTAGATCTGTGTCTAAGGGATCATTAAAGGCCTTCTTAATTTCCGAAACAGCTTGATAAGCAGTTGTCTGACTAGCATCCTTAAACGGATAGGTAAAATCATATAATTTACGAACAGTTGTATCTAATAATGGCAAAGTCGGCTTCTTGGTTGTTACTTCTTGTGAAGCACCAGCAGCTATTTTTTCTTGAGAATATTTAAGCAATAGGAAATCCTGACTTTGATCAAGCTCCTTAGTCACGGTCGCAATTGTTTGACTAATTTGCTCGTCAAAATGAATAATCGGTCCAATAAAACTTAATGGACTGGTTGCTGCCAGCTTGTCAGTCAAAGTTAATTGCCCCTGATGATTTAATTGTTGCGCCCAAGCTAACTTATTTTTAGCTAGGTTAGGAATATCTGCAACTAAAATCAATTTTTGCTTAGCACGAGTTAGGCCAACGTAAAGAATTCGTGCTTCTTCTTCCAGTAACTTTTGGCGCTGGTGAATATTGTCAATTGCTTTAATTAATGAATCAGCTCGATAATGCTTGCGTCGCAAAGTTAAACCAACGTTGTCGTTATTAATCAGATAGTTGCCACTTAAATCACGCATTTGAAAACGATGCTGCAAACCAATATAAAACACTATTGGAAATTCTAATCCCTTCGAACCGTGAACCGTCATTAACCTGACAGCGTCACCCGCTTCTTTAGTTAATAACGGTTGTGCAAGGTCTTTTTGACTACGACGCATGCGTTCAATAAAGTTAATAAATTGATATAAGCCCTTGAAACCAGCACTTTCATACGAACTAGCCCGCTCATAGAGAGCTTCAAGGTTAACTCGGCGCTGTTCACCGTTAGGTAAAGCCGTCATGATTTCTAATAAATTGGTTTGTTCATAAACACTCCAGATTAATTCGGAAATGCGGTGGTTCATTGCAAATTGCCGCAAATTATCTAACT from Lactobacillus sp. ESL0785 encodes:
- the asnS gene encoding asparagine--tRNA ligase — translated: MTELISIRDCSKHVDEEVEMHVWLTDKRSSGKIVFLQLRDGTAFFQGVIRKNDVSDEVFETAKSLHQEASFYIKGTVHQDERSHFGYEIQISDLKVVTNTEGYPIANKEHGIDFLLDHRHLWLRSRRPFAIMRIRNVIFKATVDFFENEGFVKFDAPIFMHSAPEGTTELFHTEYFGGDAYLSQSGQLYGEVGAEAFGKIFTFGPTFRAEESKTRRHLTEFWMMEPEMAWMHQDESLDIQERFLTYVVEQVLANCQYELELLGRDPKKLEPAAQGNYQRLSYDDAVKLLQEGGRDFKWGDDFGAPDEAYISEKFDRPFFIVNYPTAIKPFYMKKNPDNPKEYLCADVLAPEGYGEIMGGSERESDYEILKKQIAEAGLNEADYSWYLDLRKYGSVPHSGFGMGFERVIAWICKLDHVREAIPFPRMINRIEP
- the nth gene encoding endonuclease III; amino-acid sequence: MTEEKLLTTAEARKVLRKINQMYPDAKSELIWDNNFHLLCAVLMSAQTTDKMVNRVMPEFIRDYPTPIELSQATIAEIEDHISKIGLYHSKAKHLKATAKILVDKYHCQIPEDKKTLVTLPGVGVKTANVVLADGFGVPAIAVDTHVSRISKRFHIVPQDAKPLEIEKRLEEILPADEWIHTHHAMILFGRYSMTARDKEDPYTYLK
- a CDS encoding DnaD domain protein; its protein translation is MHYNTFRKLGFTTLQNGLIAYYPQLKISDAELILIIQLEAFSQKGENFPTNEQIAANTNLSTSDIANLIQSLIDQGCLTIDQLTDQQGRIGNYYNLAALYQKLDDFLAQNIVVQDKSTLTTKISDSLDNNPVNALTRQFEIEFGRYLSPIEREEISAWLSVDHYDPKIIKLALREAVLAQAYSLKYVDRILLNWQRNNLKTVAQVQKFLQRNR
- a CDS encoding helicase C-terminal domain-containing protein — encoded protein: MTSFAKDTFAVVDLETTGTQREDDNHIIQFGCAIIKKMKVVKTYSFMINPHREIPLAVQNLTHIHDQDVADQKDFAYYAPKIQKILHNTIFVAHNVNFDLPFLNYELVQHGFTELPNRAIDTVELAKIAFPTLPSYKLSDLTTQLEIKHLNPHKADSDAYGTAILLIKIIHKLEKLPQATLNTLSSLAHGLIRDTSWIFTTIAENARQQKRPLSKDRMQVRNIVLQKQRHMVGTDKKQAKAEFPVNNDVKRKLFKGKINYRQPQVNLINQLNKFIVSPKERALLVEAPNGTGKTFSYLFSYAYHLYSSRKLVVATPTKILQNQIISQEIPQMLAVTKLDLTAEVVKSSSHYLDLDGFYQSLYQGTTNKPTLILQMRILVWLTETKTGDLDELQLTNYRAPLFTQVTHPGDARVGSNFASVDFWNFARQRQEQADILVTNHAYLANHYNDSIWGQNPYLVIDEAHRFTDNVITSRNDSFQFESLWGVLSHLRNLLYYAEDSVINQYTSDVQLNFLLEQLDPQITDFIHIMNSLQQLLYEKKDQALNKNLLANGNLLLSFQGTDLFPAKGVFQKKLGGFQRKLEKLRQGLNQILFKLYKETDDSSGDRDALLSELNAQLDRLDFYIEKSYQLSDLLHEQKALEQEGFIVTLTNPQDPLSANLSWLMLNADNELKQIYARFDHLLFVSATLTTADGFAFAIKQLALADLAPQEYIGKSTFNMARHLEVLSVKDMPDFANSDYNKQLTNILTNDLSNKKHVLVLMTNLEQIRDVFGTILNCPHLRDFEILAQGVTGSNNRIAKRFAIAKQAIILGADSFWEGIDFHQCGIDLVIVAKLPFESPDQPEVKLRQKKLHDEGINVFKSDTLPRAVIRFRQGMGRLIRGEEDHGQFVILDSRIWQREYGKVFLNAIPVKTKKVNLKELQKKLANDD
- a CDS encoding transglycosylase domain-containing protein — encoded protein: MTNSNYNSNNQHQSRKEYRQKQPKPLWRRIIKWCFLTAFLLVVFGIGLFAYYAKSAPNISQTQLESGGSSGLYTTSGKFLLSLGSEKRLYVKDSPKMQLLKDAIVSVEDKRFYKDKLGIDPIRIVGSMLTNAQSKSIAAGGSTITQQLVKLTVFSTDASQRTLRRKAQEAWLAMKVQREYSHDQILEFYINKVYMNYGNYGMGTAANYYYGKNIGQLDLAQTALLAGMPNRPTAYNPYLYPKLAKYRRNLVLRAMLDNHKITRQQYNDAHRESIKKGLKHHSQKEQSNLRKIDDPYIKEAIAEVQAKGFDPYRDNLKITVNINQKAQNQLYKLANNGQVPFTSDQMQIGATVVDPSSGHVIAIIGGRHLPSSVQLGLDRAVQTSRSTGSSIKPVLDYGPAIQYLNWSTAKMLDDSKYYYPGTNVQLYDWDNKYDGMMTMRHALEQSRNVPAVKTLKEVGVPRAAKFARRLGINVPTNSGLSVAIGANASSMQMAGAFSAFATLGVYHKPQFVSKIETPDGLTRNYDSAGVRVMSKSTAYMITDMLKGVIKNGSGTSAKIPGLHQAGKTGSVKYSEQDLARYPAYAATPKDSWFVGYTPSYVMGVWTGYDNLKDGTVSGIGQQSAQLIYKSMMSYLMQNKANIDWQKPDSVIRAKIAKNSNPPEVSATGQWQLFVRGHAPAGIVDDSSDYDEDDEQADTNSSSSTTNTQQNHAISRRRTQNGSSAQSTQGQHNSNTNHNTDDHHTSQSQENQSQQQHGTNNQTGNETNHNQNNSPVTAPNQQHNNGH